GCGGATAGCTAAGGAAAGAGATGAGATTTCGCGTTCTGTAGCTTCATCTCCGAGTGGTCGTAGGATCCGAGAACGCGTCAATGCAGTGTTTAGTCGGAAGATTGATTGGGGCTCACTCATGAGGATGTCCAAGGAATGGATCAAGGACCCAATGAACATGGCCCTTTTTGCATGGATCTTCGTTGTGGCTGTGTCCGGTGCAATCTTGTTTCTTGTCATGACGGGAATGCTTAACAAAGCAATCCCCAAAAAGTCTGAAAGGAATGCTTGGTTTGAAGTTAACAATCAAATTCTCAATGCGCTCTTTACTCTTATGTGTTTGTATCAACATCCTAAGCGGTTTTACCACCTAGTACTTCTGTGTAGATGGAGGCCAGAAGACATTTCTACATTGAGAAAAATCTACTGCAAGAACGGGACTTATAAGCCCCATGAATGGGCACATATGATGGTGGTTGTCATTTTGCTCCATATTAATTGTTTTGCTCAATATGCACTTTGCGGACTGAACTTAGGATACAAGAGATCTGAACGACCAGCTTTAGGGGTTGGCATATGCATATCAGTCGCAATTGGTGCACCTGCGTTTGCTGGTGTTTACTGCATTATCAGTCCTCTCGGGAAAGATTATGATTCTGGAGTGGATGAGGAAGCTCAGGTCCAAATTACCGACCATCAAAAGACAGAGAGGGTGAAGCCTTTCGAGAGGAGGTATTCATTTGCACCAAGAGATGCACATATAATTGTTGAAAACAGACCAATGTGGAGTGGAGGGATACTCGACTTTTGGGATGATATCTCTTTAGCATATCTCTCACTCTTCTGTAGCTTTTGTGTTTTTGGGTGGAACATGGAGAGACTCGGGTTTGGTAACATGTATGTCCACATTGCCACTTTTATTCTGTTTTGTATGGCTCCTTTCTGGATATTCACTTTGGCTGCAGTTAATATTGGTGATGATATTGTGAGGGAGGCTCTTACTGTTACTGGAGTCATCCTTTGTCTGTTCGGTTTACTTTATGGTGGCTTTTGGAGGATCCAAATGAGGAAAAGATATAACTTGCCACCTTATAAGTTCTGTTGTGGCAAACCGGAGATTACTGATTGTGCACTCTGGCTTTTCTGCTGCTGGTGTTCTCTTGCTCAAGAAGTACGAACTGGGAATTCTTATGATATTGCGGAAGAGAAGTTCTGCATAAAACAAAGGGACGATGGTGAGCTGCTGCCGATATCTCCCTTGCCTAATGAAGATAGAGTGCTCGAATTCAGATCCGGTTCGGCTTCCCCAGCTGGTAAGATCTCTAGCTCACCTAAGAATGCTGCAGGTAATTCTCCAAGTCCAAGCAGATTTTCAATTGGAGACCACAGTCCTTATAGGAAGCTTAATGTGGTGAAAGAAGAACCTTCTCCACAAGCTAAGAATGAAATTATGAGCCCACCTGCTCCTTTGCTGATTCACAGAGAGGGCCAGTAGGCTTCAGATTTTTTGCAATAGTATTTGAGCTTATGTGATGAGTGATGTGGTAGAGTGTGTCTGCAAATTTCTTGCTTGAGGCAATGcacttttattgtttttctgGTGATTTGTCATTCTTAGTCTTGTATAACTTGAAAAGGTAGAAGAAGTGATTTGTGTATAATGAAAATCAATagtttccatttctttttctggtgGATTAAATACTGTCAAATATAGGGATGAGTATTAACACGATCATTTGAACTGTAAAACAAAAATCCCTGGAGAGAAATATACTGTAGACCCCTCAAGCTGGGAGTTAGCTCCACTTCCTTCACCAGCTATTTagcaaacacacacacacagcaTGGAATGGTAGGATGATGTTCTTAATACACTTcttatttctcttattttggCCTCTATGCTTTGTTCTGCTTGGGCATTCACTTTTACTGCAACTTCTGTATTTTTTGATGACGGATCCTTGTAGCATTATGTATGAAACTCTCAACTTGAACATTCCAAAGGAACGAAAATATTCCCAAAACATCCACATCCCCTCCAAGTGGATTGCTATTTAATGTGTTTCCAGATTACTCTTTTATCATTTCGTCCAATAGTTTGAGTTCTTTTAGTTCCTTCACTTGACTCGCTCTTGTTGGCTCATTGTCTCCTGTTGTCACGTGTCATTCTAAAAAGTTGTTCCATCCATTGATAGAATACTTAGCTGGTGATGCTTGCTGTCAAATACAGAGAGAAAGGTGGTATTAAGAATGAAGTTGTATCACTTTAAGCTTTGTTCCAATTGGACATCTGTCTCGTAGTCTCACATTTGGTCTTCCTGATTTTAGTTATATTGAGTTGTTTCTAAGCTTGTAGGAGAGATGGTTCATGTATTAAACAATAGCTCGtgtttgtttgatttggtaTTGGTTTTCTAACAAAATGGAATTGACTGAAAAAGttgtgagagagaaaaagtattCCTGTTTCAAAGTGAACTTAATGAAATGAAGGTTATTCTGAAGACGTCTGATGTTGAAGGGTGGGTAACCAAAAGATTATTCAAAGCAGTCATGAAGGAGCCGTCTGATGGGTAACTCCTGCGATGATTTTCCAAGATGAAGGGGTGCAGAGCACCTATCTGATCTGAATACACCTCATGTTATGTCAATCCGTATATTTCCAATTCTTTGACGCATGCAGCCATGTACTCGGTGTCGGACTGCCTAGATcctaaattgagaaaattgtccaaaaagtcctaaatccattatatttttgccaattcaatcctaaaatttttcatttcttatcaATTAAATTTATCCGGCTAATTTAGATTGGAACTTACTGACATTGcactttttaataaaattttgaatttttttgtggttttctcttcttttttcttttttatttatctatttttactctttttttttttttttttgggtttttggattTAGGGCTGGCAAGGATTGCCGGCCAACCTTCATCgattgacttaattgacaaaatgtgaaaaagggtttaggactgaatttacaaaattatttaggactgaattagcaaaaatgTAATATAGgcttatgactttttagacaattttcctccTAAATTTGTATACTTTCAAGTTTTAGTGTAAATCTTGGTTTTTTTGCCCTCCAAATCTAAAGTTACCGGTCTGCCTTTACATATACTTCTAGAAAAGTGGATTGTCAACCTCAAACACATGTTTCATCTCGATGGCAACCTCCCTCAGCCGATGAAGTTGCTATCATATCAGATACGGCCAGATGCCTTCATTTAAATATAGTTCACAAGGCTAAAACCTGAACTGTTCTGGTTCAAACTATGGGtctttaatctctctctctctctctcccaaccAATCGTCACAAAGCATGTCCCTTCAATGTGTTGGTGATAGTGAAAGCCGAAAGTAGACCGTTGCTATTCTTCAGTGGAGACTGAAGAACGCAGAGTTATGTTATGCATTCAGTACCTTTCACTTCCTGGTATGGCTAAATATATAGTTACAAAAACTAAACTTGGTTAACATCAACGGGTCATATAAAAGCCGCGGAGTCGGCTTGAAATTTGGATAACAATATCAAAATCAGGCATTAGGTAATCAGATTATCTGGGGAATGACCCATTTTCCGGGTCGAAAATCTCCTGTCCTCCTCCAGTTGATCGgctttttttcttcaagataAGTCCGTTAACCATTCCGAAGATCAGTAGAAGTTTCTCCTGGTTTCTGGATGAGTTTAAATCTCCGCTCGTGCTGACAGGCATAGATAAGGGGGCAATtagtgtcgtgtcgtgtcactGTATTTGTATCAAACATTAGTTATGCTCCAAATTTGAGTAGTGTAGTTAATACctcttttaaaatgattgagTACAGATATGGTAAGTCCCACATTCAGGTTTATATTGCACGAGTCTGTAAGTTTTCCGTATTCTCTTGTATTTGTATATCGTTTTCTTGCGCGATGCGAGAAATCATCTGACCCCTCATAGTCAAAGACACGGATTGAATTATTTTGGTGCGGCCATCAATGATGCCAAGGGCTATCTATTCATTGGTTCTTGATCTTGACCGCGTTATTGAAGGTTGTCAGAACAAGCATCGCGTCCTTGGTCTAATGATGGACCCATTTAAACCGCTGGCTGACACTTAAAATGAATGGCCTGAGTCAACCGCTGGAGTTGGTTGGGAGATGAATAGTAACTCgtgaaaataatttgaaaatgatgatCCAATGAGACGCGAAACATGTGGTTGCAAGTTTGGCTCTTCCTTTATTGGAAAAGATCATCCCACCCTACCCCTAAAAAGAGAACAGGTAAAAAGGACAACTCAATCCATCCTGAAAGAAGACAAGAAGCTAAGGGAAGATAGAAAGAACGAAAAAGCAAGAGAAGCTATTGGGGAAATTTCTGTGTGTCCTATCCCATTCTTTATTGACGTACAAAGTCATGTAAATATAGTACAAAATGTATTCAAAAGAATGGAAAATATAttcaataaatcaaatataatatttaattgattCATCTTAACGGATTTCGTCCGGTTCGAGCATATATTCCAACACATCTGACATGGTGGAAGCTATTAATGAGCTCTTGAAGCAAGCCAGAAAAGGTATCAGATCAGCTCGAAGTTCTCCAAAAATGATCGTGAGTAGAAGCTAAATGGTAGCTCACAAGATCTCACATCATTACACTTCTCCATATGAAACTGATAATTTAATATAGATTTCAGAAACATTGGATCCAGAGGGAATGGCTGTACTGAGATTTGATGTATTTTGGTGAAAATGAGGGAAAGACAATATGGTCATATTGTACAATGCATTTTCTTTAGAAGCTCATTGAACTGTGGACAATCTCTTAAGTTGGGAAACAAgtaatcataaattttatgaaGCTAGTAGATACACCATACATTTCTTGCACTTTTAGTGGAAGCCGCGCACTACCGAGTCCCACAACCATTGTAACAATCAGAAGCCACtagtttttaccaaacactcGCTTTGCTAATCATCACTAATTCATACAATCACTTCACCAATCATCGCTTTGAAGCCTTAAAAAACTCGATATTGGATGAAAACTAAACTATGCTGTCTTTCCCTGAATTGTATGTCTTACTTTGCATCACTCATCTTTCTCATCGAAAGTCCTGACATTTCCATGGACTAGAAGAACTCCATCAGAAGCTACCGTACTTTTTTAATGAAGAAAGGCAATGAAAGTCCACTGCTCAagcatttattttactttttcagaTGAAGGACATACTAATGAAACTCTCATTAAACAAAAGCATTTATATCTCGCCCGCTGTCCAAGAAAATCTCAGTGATTATCCAAGGAAGGGACATGCATGAACAAAGAGTTAGAAGACAAATGGCTTTTTTTACACCTATCTAGCAACCACTCCCATGAGGACTAGAATTCTATAACCCAATTCTCACAAAACTTCCCTATAAATTCCTCACACGGTATCCACAACACCAGAGGCGAAAAATATCATGGCAGCTCAAGAAACTCAGGCAGAAATTCCCAGAGATAAGTACCGCTCTTTCTTGTATGATGATGCTGAGAACACTCACTGGAGACATGGCGGTCCTCCCTCATATGAAGATGTGAACAGTCTCTTCGAACAAGGCCGAACCAAGGTTGATGCAATGTTGATGCTGTTCTTGTTGATATTTGTATTGTATTGCTGGTTCTCGCACTTCAGATTTGGAATCGTTACTCTAGCTCATCTTGGTACTGTATTTATGTTTTGAAGGAGTGGCCGAAAGGATCGTTGGAAGAAACTGTACAAAACGCTATCAAGTCGTGGGAAATGGAGGTCTCACACAAGACCCGGGTGCAAGACATCAGGACAATAAGTCCCGAAAAATTCAAGTTAATCATCAATGGTATGGATGTAACTTAGGTTCTATATAATGATTGTAAGTCTCTTATTTACCCTTTCGAACTTATGAACCCATTGCAGAACATAGTAAGCATACCGTCAGCAAATTTTAAGGATGACAAACATTCTTTAGgcaagcataaaaataaaaaacctgtTCTACTGCTGTTCTTCTCAGGTAGAGAGGGTTTATCTGCTGAAGAAACTCTGAAACTCGGAACCTACAACGCATTGCTGAAAACTTCTCTGCCAGAGGAATTTCAATACTACAAAGCTGAAAAAGAGACATTTGAATCTTCTCATGATACGTTCAGATCGGCCTTTCCTCGTGGTTTCGCATGGGAGGTGCTGGAGGTTTACTCCGGGCCACCGGTTATTGCCTTCAAGTTCAGGCACTGGGGTTTCTTTGAAGGGCCTTTCAAGGGGCATGCGCCCACTGGAGAGATGGTGGAATTTCATGGCCTCGCGACTCTTAAGGTGCGTTGTTGgatggaaaaatcttttatacAAGAAGCATGCGGTTAAAAGCACACAGACTCAAATAGTCTTTCAGCTGGAAATGGTTATTGAGGTTGGTCTAACGTGTTGCCCCAGTGATGAACTAAACCAATCAAATACGTATGAAAATATCAGCGAGTCATTCTCTTTGCAAGGACTTAGAAGTGCATGCACCGCAATTGCAGTCTGGCAATTCATTACAAATGAATCCAAAGTAGATGCTGCAATTGGTAAACAATAAACTTGGCTGCCACCAGGACTGGATGGACTGAGTTAGATAAATTTCTGTGAGATACCAGGGAATTCTGTAACTTTATAAAAACGAGTCAATTATTCTTCTGCGGGCAGGGATGTTGTTTAACCACCTCTTAATTTCTATATCAGGTTGATGAATCACTGAGAGCAGAAGAAGTTGAGATATACTACGACCCAGGACAGCTGTTCGGAGGTCTATTGAAGGGCTCAATTATCCCAGAATCCCACAATAAAGACACCAACGACTTCTCTGAAGCCGCTGCTTGCCCGTTCTCCAACAAATAAATGATACATATAATCTAGATGCCATGCTCATCGAGCTTGCGTGTGTTTGTCATGGCTCGATTTCATACTGTCCATGTAATGAGCTGAACATATCCTTGTGTTCGACTTATGAATCTGACTTGCCTCTCTCTCGTGCCTCTCTCTCGTGTAGCAGAAGATGAACTGGAATAAAATTTCTTAAAGGTTCACTCCGTCAAAGAAAATACAAGATGAACAACTCAAAACAGTTTTGGCTTTTGGCAATTGCAAGTTTGCAACATTTGACCAGGTTTTTTTTAGTCAAACTATGATAAACCAACAAATGCTTTAACTCGTCCAAACATCCCAACATCGGTTGAGAGCaacatataattttattaatcacATATAGATAATGTTACAGGACTATGgcaaatgaaaaggaagaagaagaaattgacaaGGTTACAGAGACAAAGGCATGCCTGACATGTTTGTAGACTCTAGAGTACAGAAAAATAAAGCAACCCAAAATAACCCTATGTCATCCTCTTTTTCCTGTAATTACAAAGCACGTACAACAACTCCACAGATGAGATCAACCAACCCCCTCATCTTAACGGTACTCGAACTTCGAGTCTACACCACGACGGCATTCATCGATAAGAGCCAAACTTAACATCTCAGTGCAGAATTGATCATCTGGTTTTAACCGCAAAGCCTGAAAACAAACGAACAGAAAGACTTAGGGctcgtttggtaaccattttgttccggagaacaatttttgaacaaaaatagtttttttttttttaaatttctgttcccggaacaatttctgagtataagaaCACGCTTAGTGActgcaaaaaatttctactccaggttcaaaatgcgtttagtaaacttgtataattatgctgtttcttttaatttttcaatatattcattatatttttccattttttcttctttcttttttcttttctttttttttccttctttctcctttgtggTCGGTCCCAGCCATGGCGGTGGCTGATGACTAGCTAGGTGGGGTCTGGCGAGCTCGTCGAAGCCTCTCACCAGGCCACTGCTGGGTGACGCCAACCTAGGCGATGGCC
The window above is part of the Eucalyptus grandis isolate ANBG69807.140 chromosome 6, ASM1654582v1, whole genome shotgun sequence genome. Proteins encoded here:
- the LOC104448548 gene encoding uncharacterized protein LOC104448548 translates to KGQKEIEEPNDQSVKVSNSVHVSVSRRTLLSDENQERAPPDLLKFLKFGSASARFMRIAKERDEISRSVASSPSGRRIRERVNAVFSRKIDWGSLMRMSKEWIKDPMNMALFAWIFVVAVSGAILFLVMTGMLNKAIPKKSERNAWFEVNNQILNALFTLMCLYQHPKRFYHLVLLCRWRPEDISTLRKIYCKNGTYKPHEWAHMMVVVILLHINCFAQYALCGLNLGYKRSERPALGVGICISVAIGAPAFAGVYCIISPLGKDYDSGVDEEAQVQITDHQKTERVKPFERRYSFAPRDAHIIVENRPMWSGGILDFWDDISLAYLSLFCSFCVFGWNMERLGFGNMYVHIATFILFCMAPFWIFTLAAVNIGDDIVREALTVTGVILCLFGLLYGGFWRIQMRKRYNLPPYKFCCGKPEITDCALWLFCCWCSLAQEVRTGNSYDIAEEKFCIKQRDDGELLPISPLPNEDRVLEFRSGSASPAGKISSSPKNAAGNSPSPSRFSIGDHSPYRKLNVVKEEPSPQAKNEIMSPPAPLLIHREGQ
- the LOC104448549 gene encoding pathogen-related protein, translated to MAAQETQAEIPRDKYRSFLYDDAENTHWRHGGPPSYEDVNSLFEQGRTKEWPKGSLEETVQNAIKSWEMEVSHKTRVQDIRTISPEKFKLIINGREGLSAEETLKLGTYNALLKTSLPEEFQYYKAEKETFESSHDTFRSAFPRGFAWEVLEVYSGPPVIAFKFRHWGFFEGPFKGHAPTGEMVEFHGLATLKVDESLRAEEVEIYYDPGQLFGGLLKGSIIPESHNKDTNDFSEAAACPFSNK